In Sporosarcina psychrophila, a genomic segment contains:
- the xylB gene encoding xylulokinase, with product MKYVIGIDLGTSAVKILLVNQHGAVVQEVSKSYPLIQEKTGYSEQNPKDWVDQTVSGLLDLLKDFDGDPEDIEGISFSGQMHGLVLLDENNEVLRHAILWNDTRTTAECKRIYEVVGEKRLLSITKNHALEGFTLPKIVWVKEHERELFSKVKTFVLPKDYLRYKLTGKLQMEYSDAAGTLLLDVSKKEWSTELCELLDIDTSLCPPLVHSYQEVGKITSVFAESTGLANSTRVFAGGADNACGAIGSGILEDGKTLCSIGTSGVVLSYEASPDKDFQGKVHYFNHGAPDAFYSMGVTLAAGYSLTWFKDVFAGDESFDDLLADVGSVPVGSNGLVFTPYLVGERTPHADAAIRASFIGMDSSHHRKDFVRAILEGITFSLNETIDIFRQKGKQIDTVISIGGGAKNEDWLQMQADIFDADIVRLKSEQGPGMGAAILAAYGCSWFDSLKDCANEFLKEDKRFHPNKTNVEKYKKMFAIYQDIYGQTKDINRRLLEFRR from the coding sequence ATGAAGTATGTAATAGGTATAGATTTAGGAACAAGTGCTGTTAAAATTTTACTCGTCAATCAACATGGCGCTGTTGTTCAAGAGGTATCGAAATCTTACCCACTAATTCAAGAGAAAACGGGATATAGTGAGCAAAACCCTAAAGATTGGGTTGATCAGACTGTATCGGGTCTACTTGATCTTTTGAAGGATTTCGATGGGGATCCAGAAGATATTGAAGGCATTAGTTTTTCTGGGCAAATGCATGGACTTGTTTTGTTAGATGAAAATAATGAAGTATTACGTCATGCGATTCTCTGGAATGATACAAGGACAACAGCGGAGTGCAAGCGAATTTATGAAGTCGTTGGAGAAAAGCGTTTGTTATCTATAACAAAAAACCACGCATTAGAAGGATTCACTTTACCAAAAATAGTATGGGTTAAAGAACATGAGCGAGAGTTATTTAGTAAGGTTAAGACGTTTGTTCTTCCAAAAGATTACTTGCGTTACAAGCTTACAGGTAAATTACAAATGGAGTACTCTGATGCAGCTGGAACACTTCTTTTGGATGTCAGTAAAAAGGAATGGAGTACAGAACTCTGTGAATTACTAGATATTGATACCAGTCTTTGTCCACCATTAGTTCACTCCTATCAGGAAGTAGGTAAGATAACATCTGTATTTGCAGAATCTACTGGTCTTGCCAACTCTACACGTGTATTTGCAGGTGGTGCTGATAATGCTTGTGGTGCTATTGGTTCAGGGATTTTAGAGGATGGAAAAACACTTTGTAGTATTGGGACATCTGGTGTCGTTTTGTCTTATGAAGCAAGTCCTGATAAAGATTTCCAAGGAAAGGTTCATTACTTTAATCATGGTGCTCCCGACGCATTTTACTCAATGGGTGTTACTCTGGCTGCGGGTTATAGCTTAACTTGGTTTAAAGATGTTTTTGCGGGGGACGAATCTTTCGATGATTTACTAGCCGATGTTGGCTCTGTCCCTGTTGGATCTAATGGACTGGTATTTACTCCTTATTTGGTGGGTGAAAGAACACCACATGCAGATGCTGCAATTCGTGCAAGTTTTATTGGAATGGACAGTTCTCATCACAGAAAAGATTTTGTTCGAGCAATTCTTGAAGGGATTACATTTTCGCTAAATGAAACTATTGATATTTTTCGTCAAAAGGGCAAACAAATCGATACGGTCATATCAATTGGCGGTGGTGCGAAAAATGAAGATTGGCTTCAGATGCAGGCTGATATTTTCGATGCTGATATTGTTAGACTTAAAAGCGAACAAGGACCAGGTATGGGGGCAGCCATTTTAGCAGCTTATGGATGTTCATGGTTTGATTCATTGAAGGATTGCGCGAATGAGTTCTTGAAGGAAGATAAACGATTTCATCCCAATAAAACTAATGTGGAAAAATATAAAAAGATGTTCGCTATTTATCAGGATATTTACGGTCAAACAAAAGATATTAATCGAAGGCTTTTAGAATTCCGTAGGTAG
- a CDS encoding S1C family serine protease, translated as MNSNEKQPPDLKDVDSNEEIDDEELQALVLEAQQEVLYREAQEKTTPKTKRPFPKWLFWLISIVMVFNTFAIIFEVYSIPAIEFLQTSSKLSKQENIGTYKKSVVVIQSAESKGTGFSISSDGTILTNYHVVKGIDTVNVFFPEEGRFTAEVVHTYPSVDLAVLKVNGQDLPHLELAEKTTFTANEAINFIGNPLSFKGIANEGTIIDYIQLPDWDVPVVMMKAPVYRGNSGSPVFNSKGLVIGIVFATLDHETHGKVGLFVPVDEFYDRQ; from the coding sequence ATGAATTCGAATGAAAAACAACCGCCTGATTTAAAAGACGTTGATTCAAATGAGGAAATTGATGATGAAGAGCTACAAGCACTGGTATTAGAAGCACAACAGGAGGTCCTTTATAGAGAGGCGCAAGAAAAAACAACCCCCAAAACGAAACGCCCATTTCCAAAATGGCTATTTTGGCTTATCTCCATTGTGATGGTTTTCAACACATTTGCGATCATTTTTGAAGTGTATTCAATCCCAGCCATTGAATTCTTACAAACTTCCTCAAAATTATCGAAGCAAGAAAACATTGGTACCTATAAGAAATCTGTTGTTGTTATTCAATCCGCTGAAAGCAAAGGCACAGGTTTCTCCATTTCGAGTGACGGAACTATTCTAACAAACTATCATGTTGTCAAAGGAATCGACACTGTAAATGTCTTTTTCCCAGAAGAAGGACGTTTTACGGCAGAAGTTGTACATACCTATCCATCAGTCGATCTTGCTGTATTAAAAGTCAATGGACAAGACCTACCCCATTTAGAACTCGCTGAAAAAACGACTTTTACAGCTAATGAAGCCATAAACTTTATTGGTAATCCTTTAAGTTTTAAGGGCATTGCAAATGAAGGTACGATAATTGATTATATCCAGCTACCAGATTGGGATGTACCTGTCGTTATGATGAAGGCACCGGTTTATCGAGGTAATAGCGGTAGCCCCGTATTTAATAGCAAGGGGCTGGTGATTGGCATTGTTTTCGCCACGTTAGATCATGAAACGCATGGAAAAGTCGGTTTATTTGTTCCGGTAGATGAGTTTTATGATCGACAATAA
- a CDS encoding cysteine-rich CWC family protein, translating into MVQAFNTAESYQCPICKGNNNCCNSTEKSLGICWCSGEFFPKAIFDLVPYDQLRKSCICKKCLDEFVE; encoded by the coding sequence ATGGTCCAAGCATTCAATACAGCAGAAAGTTACCAATGTCCTATTTGTAAAGGCAATAATAATTGCTGTAATTCCACAGAAAAATCTCTAGGTATATGTTGGTGTAGTGGAGAGTTCTTTCCGAAAGCAATTTTCGACCTAGTACCTTACGATCAATTGAGAAAATCATGCATATGTAAAAAATGTCTAGACGAGTTCGTAGAGTGA
- a CDS encoding aldo/keto reductase, producing MNYRQIGNTDLKVSELSFGTWAIGGAWGRTNDLEALKALDHAIGKGVNFFDTADVYGDGHSEELLAKATKGKQSEIHIATKFCRAGDVHDPKTYSMESVTKYCEDSLRRLNRDQLDLFQINCPPMEILKNGQVFEVLDRLKEQGKIRYYGVSVETVEEGLFCLEQPNVSALQVIFNLFRQKPLEALFPQAKEQGVGILARVPLASGLLTGKFRANSQFETDDHRNFNRDGEAFNIGETFAGVEFAKGIELSDKLTWIAENRGNMTRAALKWILENDAISCVIPGFKSVAQVEDNLQTVNVESFTEKEMTKLAKFYKDEVQREIRGAY from the coding sequence ATGAATTATCGTCAAATTGGCAATACAGATTTAAAGGTAAGTGAGCTCAGCTTTGGTACTTGGGCAATTGGCGGAGCTTGGGGAAGAACGAATGATCTAGAAGCATTGAAAGCTTTAGACCACGCAATAGGAAAAGGTGTAAACTTTTTCGATACGGCAGATGTTTATGGAGATGGCCATAGTGAGGAACTATTAGCGAAAGCAACCAAAGGAAAACAATCTGAAATTCATATAGCAACTAAATTCTGTCGAGCAGGGGATGTACATGACCCTAAAACATACTCAATGGAAAGTGTTACAAAGTATTGTGAAGACAGCTTAAGACGACTTAATCGCGATCAACTTGATTTGTTTCAAATTAATTGTCCACCAATGGAGATTTTAAAGAATGGTCAAGTGTTTGAAGTACTTGATCGTTTGAAAGAACAGGGGAAAATTCGCTATTATGGTGTTAGTGTTGAAACTGTTGAAGAGGGTTTATTTTGCTTGGAGCAACCTAATGTTAGTGCATTGCAAGTCATATTTAACCTATTTCGTCAAAAGCCGTTAGAAGCACTATTTCCGCAAGCAAAGGAACAGGGGGTTGGTATTCTCGCGCGAGTTCCACTAGCAAGTGGGTTATTAACAGGGAAGTTTAGAGCCAATTCACAGTTTGAAACAGATGATCATCGTAATTTTAATCGAGATGGAGAAGCATTTAATATTGGAGAAACATTTGCAGGGGTAGAATTTGCAAAGGGTATAGAGTTAAGTGACAAACTTACTTGGATAGCTGAAAATAGAGGGAATATGACACGGGCAGCACTCAAGTGGATTTTAGAAAACGATGCAATTTCTTGTGTAATACCTGGATTTAAAAGCGTTGCTCAAGTAGAAGATAACTTGCAAACTGTAAACGTAGAAAGTTTTACGGAAAAGGAAATGACCAAATTGGCGAAATTTTACAAGGATGAAGTGCAACGGGAAATTAGAGGGGCGTATTGA
- a CDS encoding DinB family protein, translating to MMDYTRVTTIREIESLTVEELDFLYGEESNSIGMLLAHMISVEKAYQIFTFENRDITDDDSSTLNPGLDLGNSARDQIKGNSIDFYLEQLAETRNKTIETFKTLKDEWLFEQMSFWDGLPTNNYFKWFHVFEDELNHRGQIRIIKKMINKPKGR from the coding sequence ATGATGGATTATACTAGAGTTACAACGATTCGTGAAATCGAAAGTTTAACAGTTGAAGAATTGGATTTTCTTTATGGAGAAGAATCGAATTCAATCGGAATGTTGCTTGCTCATATGATATCGGTTGAAAAGGCATACCAAATCTTCACGTTCGAAAATCGAGATATTACAGATGATGATAGTAGTACGCTAAATCCAGGATTAGATTTAGGGAATAGTGCGCGAGATCAAATTAAAGGAAATAGCATTGATTTCTATTTGGAACAATTAGCTGAAACAAGGAACAAAACAATTGAAACGTTTAAAACATTGAAAGATGAATGGTTATTTGAACAAATGTCATTTTGGGATGGACTACCCACGAACAATTATTTTAAATGGTTTCATGTGTTTGAAGACGAACTAAATCATCGAGGTCAGATTCGAATTATAAAAAAGATGATAAATAAACCTAAAGGGCGATAA
- a CDS encoding TIGR01777 family oxidoreductase, whose product MKKKIVIAGGTGFIGQYFEEKFTNIGYEVIIISRQPHHLFWTDSLGIVDALEGAEMLINLAGKSVNCRYNEKNKKEILDSRTGTTEILGSALLACKNPPPLWINSSSATIYRHAEDRPMTEASGDIGTGFSVEVAQAWEKSLFDFQLPQTRKVALRIAIVLGEDGGVMEPYLNLVRFGLGGVQGTGNQMFSWIHIEDVFRVILFLQSNEQLNGIFNCSAPQPITNRVFMTQLRKTMNRKIGLPSPKWMLEMGAIFMNTETELILKSRWVVPDRLEMEGFQFTFGTIGEALQQILKTSNKIQ is encoded by the coding sequence ATGAAAAAGAAAATAGTCATAGCTGGTGGAACGGGTTTTATAGGTCAATACTTTGAAGAGAAGTTTACGAATATAGGCTATGAAGTAATTATCATTTCAAGACAACCCCATCATCTTTTTTGGACGGATAGCCTAGGCATTGTAGATGCCTTAGAAGGTGCCGAGATGCTCATCAATCTTGCTGGGAAGTCCGTCAACTGCCGTTATAATGAGAAGAATAAAAAAGAAATCCTAGACTCCAGAACTGGGACCACAGAAATACTTGGAAGTGCTCTGCTAGCCTGTAAAAACCCACCGCCATTATGGATCAATTCAAGCTCGGCTACGATTTATCGACATGCGGAGGATCGACCTATGACGGAGGCTAGTGGCGATATTGGAACCGGATTCTCCGTAGAAGTAGCACAAGCTTGGGAGAAATCCCTATTTGATTTTCAGCTACCCCAAACAAGGAAAGTCGCTTTAAGAATTGCTATTGTCCTCGGTGAGGATGGTGGAGTGATGGAGCCCTACCTCAACCTCGTGCGCTTTGGGCTCGGCGGAGTACAAGGAACAGGTAATCAAATGTTTAGTTGGATTCATATAGAAGATGTGTTTCGAGTCATCTTATTTCTTCAAAGCAACGAACAATTGAATGGCATATTCAATTGTTCAGCCCCCCAGCCGATCACGAATCGAGTATTCATGACACAACTGCGAAAAACGATGAACCGAAAGATCGGATTACCCTCGCCAAAATGGATGCTCGAAATGGGAGCCATCTTTATGAACACTGAAACGGAATTGATTTTAAAAAGCCGTTGGGTTGTTCCTGATCGATTAGAAATGGAAGGTTTTCAGTTTACATTTGGTACAATCGGGGAGGCACTTCAACAAATACTAAAAACTTCTAATAAGATACAATGA
- a CDS encoding PucR family transcriptional regulator: protein MINQLRKIYSSLLVYSERKDNLDRTYKWFVTDDNEIIGISEEELTSKDLSLLTTFLLPYNINLPLPTAEEQKWRNTVHSTEVNSNFEIKNPYRFIYFSIKKNQIDPIIFKDAIHELFANPVPILWENGHEGIIIEEQTVYEDSISFEEIKDILMSDLYVKINFFIGSYKDGLEDIAQYYHSLINAAKKVFIYTNKTVVTYIDAVPYLLINQTESDLRSDIGKTILQEYINDEETLKMIETFLQCNLNISETAKVLHMHRNSLQYRLDRFFEKTGIDVRQFHHAMTVYLALLARK, encoded by the coding sequence ATGATCAATCAATTACGTAAAATTTATTCTTCACTTCTTGTATATTCTGAGAGAAAGGATAACCTAGACCGTACATATAAGTGGTTTGTGACAGACGACAATGAAATTATTGGTATTAGTGAAGAAGAATTAACTTCCAAAGATTTATCATTATTAACTACTTTCTTATTACCATATAATATAAACTTACCATTACCTACCGCTGAAGAACAAAAGTGGAGAAACACAGTTCATTCGACTGAAGTAAATTCTAACTTTGAAATTAAAAATCCCTATCGCTTTATTTACTTTTCAATCAAAAAAAATCAAATTGACCCAATTATATTTAAAGATGCCATTCATGAACTATTTGCAAATCCAGTTCCTATTCTATGGGAAAATGGACATGAAGGGATTATCATAGAAGAACAGACAGTCTATGAAGATAGCATCTCTTTTGAAGAGATTAAAGATATACTCATGAGCGATTTATATGTGAAAATCAACTTCTTTATAGGATCTTATAAAGACGGTTTGGAGGACATCGCTCAGTATTATCACTCATTAATAAATGCGGCTAAGAAAGTATTTATATATACGAATAAGACAGTAGTAACGTATATTGATGCTGTGCCCTATCTACTTATCAATCAAACAGAATCAGATTTACGTTCCGATATTGGCAAAACTATTTTACAAGAATACATAAACGATGAAGAAACACTGAAAATGATTGAAACGTTTCTTCAATGTAATTTAAATATATCGGAGACTGCAAAAGTATTACATATGCACCGAAATAGCCTACAATATCGGTTGGATCGTTTTTTTGAAAAGACGGGGATTGATGTCCGACAATTTCATCATGCAATGACAGTTTACCTGGCCCTTTTAGCAAGAAAGTAA
- a CDS encoding AAA family ATPase: MKSIVRVTKVEITNLKNVKNGEFHTNSTFNTSEKADVIGFYGQNGSGKTAAVEAFNLLKTLLSANYNAPLPKLTSNLLYFNEKTIRLLFQFIIENQFGEFYVNYSVSLTAGKGRYQVVEEQVVYRENKENEPFKVLISKTVKGLTIGANESHEMNESARVSVIVANRMATSNSTSFVFREELKEVYEEHLEETEIEIMKSLSDDLNRDLHIIDTIQYGLLVANLVMPFSVHLERKRGHIPYEMADTMVLPLDLFKTIDQVVSQTNIVLQTIIPGLLIKIRQINKQKLSDGSEGVRFEFLSKQGEIELPLRSESEGTLKIISILSTLIAVYNNPNACVVIDELDAGIFEYLLGEILVVLNENAQGQLFFTSHNLRILEVLPIRNLWFTTLNEEDRYQQLKGVERLSNARDIYLRAVQLGGQDEEVYAETNLYDIKTAFRKAGIIHDKY; this comes from the coding sequence ATGAAAAGTATTGTCAGGGTAACCAAAGTAGAAATAACTAATTTGAAAAACGTTAAAAATGGTGAGTTTCACACAAATTCAACTTTCAATACATCGGAGAAAGCTGATGTCATAGGGTTTTATGGTCAAAATGGTTCTGGGAAAACTGCGGCAGTGGAAGCGTTCAATCTGTTAAAGACTTTATTATCAGCCAATTATAATGCTCCACTTCCCAAGCTCACATCTAATTTGCTATATTTTAATGAAAAGACTATTCGTTTATTGTTTCAATTTATTATTGAAAATCAATTCGGTGAATTCTACGTTAACTATTCAGTCTCTTTGACGGCGGGAAAAGGAAGGTATCAAGTTGTCGAAGAACAAGTAGTATATCGAGAAAATAAGGAAAATGAGCCATTCAAAGTTCTAATTTCGAAAACTGTTAAAGGATTAACGATAGGAGCTAATGAATCACATGAAATGAATGAATCTGCAAGGGTCTCAGTCATAGTAGCCAATAGAATGGCCACTAGTAACTCAACTTCTTTTGTATTTCGAGAAGAGTTAAAGGAAGTATATGAAGAGCATTTAGAAGAAACTGAAATTGAAATCATGAAAAGTCTTTCAGATGACCTTAATCGTGATTTACACATCATTGATACGATTCAATATGGTTTATTAGTTGCCAATCTTGTTATGCCTTTTAGTGTTCATTTGGAAAGAAAGCGTGGACATATACCCTATGAGATGGCGGACACAATGGTGTTACCACTGGACTTATTTAAAACGATTGACCAAGTGGTTAGTCAGACGAATATTGTCTTGCAGACCATTATCCCAGGCCTACTAATAAAGATAAGGCAGATCAATAAGCAGAAGTTGAGTGATGGCAGTGAAGGGGTTCGCTTTGAGTTTTTATCAAAACAAGGGGAGATTGAACTTCCTTTACGAAGTGAATCGGAAGGTACATTGAAAATTATTTCTATCTTAAGTACTCTTATTGCAGTTTATAATAATCCGAACGCTTGTGTTGTAATTGATGAGCTCGATGCAGGGATTTTTGAATACTTACTTGGCGAAATATTAGTAGTTCTGAACGAAAATGCACAAGGTCAACTTTTTTTCACTTCTCATAATTTAAGAATATTAGAAGTGCTTCCAATTCGAAACTTATGGTTTACGACTCTTAACGAAGAGGATAGATACCAACAATTAAAAGGTGTTGAAAGGCTAAGCAATGCACGGGATATCTATCTACGTGCAGTGCAACTGGGCGGTCAAGACGAAGAAGTCTATGCAGAAACGAATTTATATGATATTAAAACGGCATTCCGAAAAGCTGGGATTATACATGACAAATACTAA
- a CDS encoding iron-containing alcohol dehydrogenase has product MNIFTQHNPTKLYFGRGQISQLSTEVAHKKVLLVYGGGSIKQNGVYEDVMKELTKAEATVFELPGVEQNPRLTTVHRGVEICKSEEIDILLAVGGGSAIDCTKAIAVGAKYDGDVWDLITRKAPITSALPIGTVLTLAATGSEMNPISVISNWDTKDKLGWGSPHVFPQFSILDPTYTYSVSRKQTVYGIVDSMSHALESYFHRTRNTPMIDGFIESLLRTAIRTAPKLLEDLTSYEHRETMMYISTTAFNETLSNGTDGGDWGSHRIEHALSAVYDIPHGGGLAILFPNWLEHVLEDDPSRVKMLAMNVFGISDKGKSDIEVAKEGAKALRTFWDSLDAPNRLSDYGIDDKDIELIIDKTFIKPGVGLYEELDRESVRDILIRSM; this is encoded by the coding sequence ATGAATATATTTACACAACACAACCCGACGAAGTTATATTTTGGTAGGGGGCAAATTAGTCAATTATCAACAGAAGTTGCTCATAAGAAAGTCCTTCTAGTTTATGGTGGAGGCAGTATTAAGCAAAATGGTGTCTATGAAGATGTGATGAAAGAACTCACTAAAGCAGAAGCTACGGTATTTGAATTACCTGGTGTGGAACAAAATCCACGTTTAACAACGGTGCATAGAGGCGTTGAAATTTGCAAATCAGAGGAAATCGATATTCTTTTAGCCGTCGGTGGCGGAAGTGCAATTGATTGTACGAAAGCTATTGCTGTTGGAGCTAAGTATGATGGAGATGTTTGGGATTTAATTACCCGAAAAGCTCCGATAACATCAGCTCTCCCAATCGGAACTGTCCTTACATTAGCGGCAACTGGCTCTGAAATGAATCCGATATCTGTTATTTCAAACTGGGACACAAAGGATAAACTTGGTTGGGGTTCGCCACATGTATTCCCGCAGTTTTCAATCCTGGATCCGACTTATACGTACTCGGTGTCCCGTAAACAAACAGTATATGGAATTGTCGATAGTATGTCTCATGCTCTTGAAAGTTATTTCCATCGTACAAGAAACACGCCTATGATCGATGGATTCATTGAATCACTACTCCGAACAGCGATTCGAACTGCACCAAAATTACTTGAAGACTTAACTTCTTATGAACATCGTGAGACGATGATGTATATTAGTACAACTGCATTTAATGAAACATTGTCGAATGGAACAGATGGCGGTGACTGGGGGTCTCATCGAATAGAACATGCACTTTCGGCTGTTTATGACATACCACACGGTGGAGGACTGGCCATATTGTTCCCAAACTGGTTAGAGCATGTACTTGAAGATGATCCATCCCGAGTAAAAATGTTGGCAATGAACGTTTTTGGTATTTCTGATAAAGGCAAGAGTGATATTGAAGTCGCAAAAGAAGGAGCGAAAGCGCTTCGTACATTCTGGGATTCTCTCGATGCTCCCAATCGTTTGAGCGACTATGGGATTGACGACAAAGATATTGAATTAATTATCGATAAAACTTTTATCAAACCTGGGGTTGGCCTTTACGAAGAATTAGATCGAGAAAGTGTCAGAGATATTTTAATTCGTTCCATGTAA
- a CDS encoding DUF1801 domain-containing protein yields MYEQKMKATDNDVIEFIENVENPKKRADAYSLLDIFKETTGFEAKMWGPSIIGFGSYHYVYKTGHEGDAPLAGFSPRKAKTSLYFAPGDSERDALLATFGKHTSGKACVYINKVDDIDTNVLKELITQSVTFLQTQYPEN; encoded by the coding sequence ATGTACGAACAAAAAATGAAGGCAACAGACAATGATGTTATTGAATTTATTGAGAATGTAGAAAATCCGAAAAAACGTGCAGATGCTTACTCGCTACTTGATATATTTAAAGAGACGACTGGCTTTGAAGCAAAAATGTGGGGACCAAGCATTATTGGTTTTGGATCGTATCATTATGTATACAAAACGGGCCACGAAGGTGACGCACCTTTGGCAGGTTTCTCTCCGCGAAAAGCAAAAACTAGTTTGTATTTTGCACCCGGAGATAGCGAACGTGATGCATTGTTGGCGACATTTGGAAAACACACTTCTGGCAAAGCATGTGTGTACATTAATAAAGTCGATGATATCGATACGAACGTATTAAAAGAGTTAATTACTCAATCGGTTACGTTTTTGCAAACACAATATCCGGAGAATTAA
- a CDS encoding ABC transporter ATP-binding protein, with amino-acid sequence MADLKLVNIRKVYDKDVVSVKDFSLEIRDKEFLVLVGPSGCGKSTTLRMIAGLEEISGGDLFIGGKRVNDVPPKDRDIAMVFQNYALYPHMDVYNNMAFGLKLRKFKKDEIKKRVDNAAKILGLEDLLNRKPKALSGGQRQRVALGRAIVRDAEVFLMDEPLSNLDAKLRVQMRAEIQKLHRRLQTTTVYVTHDQTEAMTMATRLVVMKDGFIQQVGAPKEVYDEPNNVFVGGFIGSPAMNFLNGKLEENHFVMGDVKVLVPEGKMKYLREQNYIGKDIILGVRPEDIHDEPLFLDFSPETKIRASIEVAELMGAEIILYSKVNDQDFVARVDARFNVVAGETIDLAFDLNKAHFFDSESELRIK; translated from the coding sequence ATGGCAGACTTGAAATTGGTAAATATAAGAAAAGTATATGATAAAGATGTTGTTTCTGTTAAAGATTTTAGTTTGGAAATTAGAGATAAAGAATTTTTAGTATTAGTTGGTCCATCAGGTTGTGGAAAATCAACAACACTTAGAATGATTGCTGGTTTGGAAGAAATATCAGGAGGCGATCTTTTCATCGGTGGTAAAAGAGTGAACGATGTCCCACCAAAAGATCGTGACATTGCTATGGTTTTCCAAAACTATGCATTATATCCACATATGGACGTTTACAATAATATGGCATTTGGTTTGAAGCTACGTAAATTTAAAAAAGATGAAATAAAAAAACGTGTTGATAATGCGGCTAAAATTTTGGGACTTGAGGACCTCTTAAATCGTAAACCAAAGGCACTTTCAGGTGGACAGCGTCAACGTGTTGCTTTAGGACGTGCTATTGTACGTGATGCCGAAGTATTCTTAATGGATGAGCCATTATCTAACTTAGATGCTAAGTTACGCGTACAAATGCGTGCGGAGATTCAAAAGTTGCACAGGCGCCTGCAAACAACAACTGTTTATGTAACCCATGACCAAACGGAAGCGATGACAATGGCCACGCGCCTCGTAGTAATGAAGGATGGATTTATTCAGCAAGTAGGAGCCCCTAAAGAAGTTTACGATGAACCTAACAATGTTTTTGTTGGTGGTTTTATTGGTTCTCCAGCAATGAACTTCTTAAACGGTAAACTAGAAGAGAATCATTTTGTCATGGGAGATGTAAAGGTTCTGGTACCCGAGGGTAAAATGAAATATCTTCGCGAGCAAAACTATATTGGTAAAGATATCATTCTAGGAGTTCGTCCAGAAGATATTCATGATGAACCGTTATTCCTTGATTTTTCTCCTGAAACAAAAATCAGGGCTTCGATTGAAGTTGCTGAATTAATGGGTGCCGAGATAATTCTTTATTCTAAGGTAAATGACCAAGATTTTGTTGCACGTGTAGATGCGCGTTTCAATGTTGTGGCTGGAGAAACAATCGACTTAGCATTTGACCTTAATAAAGCACACTTTTTCGATAGCGAATCAGAATTACGAATTAAATAA